In Arachis hypogaea cultivar Tifrunner chromosome 2, arahy.Tifrunner.gnm2.J5K5, whole genome shotgun sequence, a genomic segment contains:
- the LOC112738200 gene encoding transcription factor EMB1444 isoform X2 — protein MGSTNNLHQLLRILCLNTDWNSAIFWKLQHRARMMLTWEDAYYDNPIGNDSSENLRCQKTLEQIGSAKFSHDPLGLAIAKMSCHVYSLGEGIVGQVAVTGKYRWIRADNLVADSSIAFEFAGAWQSLFSAGIRTIVVVAVIPLGVVQLGSLNKVTEDMAVVTNIRNLFLSTQDYTLDYTPSQIQSSPKSSPSPVDACTKALSSKLMPAYLLDTENTMKSETPYMLMPFQCSRKNDSPQDIYQKMSVDVAKHEGSEIGKDRSSILLQSISNMMNPECQKFVEMEPVNERKCEGMNISVESERKLSSFPHNMVMDNTSFNDLMHPLEKIGADSAYPSDFLDAVVYASDKLNCVDINQNGVSNVPRYSDANSQNNIEKSKFKSEPCYNDAAHSLKFPVGCELHEALGPGFLKGSNYFDSAAQVKQDDRNVEVLDEISSSQLTSQSHPEHLLEAMVANLCRNSNDINGEVSFSTSMPSAMASGRNTETSIHSMHTINSEGYSIDQSPLVKEEKQRSLSSSAICGVMSPKGFSSPCPSSCSEQFERSSEPAKNSKKRARPGESCRPRPRDRQLIQDRIKELRELVPNGAKCSIDSLLECTIKHMLFLQSVTKHADKLNKVEDASKTKRHHMETDSLGTSSYQQGSSWAMEVGGHLKVRSILVENLNKNGQMLVEMLCEECSHFLEIAEAIRSLGLTILKGATEARGEKTCLCFVVEGQNNRNLHRLDILWPLVQILQSKSTIHSQ, from the exons atggGTAGTACCAACAACTTGCACCAATTATTGAGAATATTGTGTTTGAATACTGATTGGAATTCCGCAATCTTTTGGAAGCTCCAACATCGTGCTAGGAT GATGTTGACATGGGAGGATGCTTACTATGACAATCCTATTGGTAACGACTCCTCTGAAAACTTGCGCTGCCAGAAGACCTTGGAACAGATTGGCAGTGCGAAGTTTTCCCATGACCCTCTTGGATTGGCCATTGCAAAGATGTCATGTCATGTATATTCATTAGGGGAAGG TATTGTTGGACAAGTAGCTGTTACTGGAAAGTATCGGTGGATCCGTGCAGATAATCTAGTTGCTGACTCTAGCATAGCTTTCGAG tttGCTGGTGCATGGCAATCTCTGTTTTCTGCTGGAATTAGG ACCATTGTCGTTGTAGCAGTAATCCCACTTGGAGTTGTTCAGCTTGGCTCTTTAAATAAG GTTACCGAAGATATGGCAGTTGTAACTAATATCAGAAATCTCTTTTTGTCTACTCAAGATTACACGTTAGACTATACACCGAGTCAAATACAAAGCAGCCCCAAAAGCTCTCCATCTCCG GTGGATGCATGTACAAAAGCTTTGTCTTCGAAACTTATGCCTGCGTACTTACTTGATACTGAGAACACCATGAAGAGTGAAACACCATATATGTTAATGCCGTTTCAATGTTCCAGGAAGAACGATTCACCTCAAGATATTTATCAGAAAATGTCTGTTGATGTTGCCAAGCACGAGGGATCTGAAATTGGCAAGGACAGAAGTTCCATTTTGCTTCAGTCAATATCAAATATGATGAATCCGGAGTGTCAAAAATTCGTGGAAATGGAACCTGTAAATGAGAGGAAGTGCGAAGGAATGAATATAAGTGTGGAATCAGAAAGAAAACTCTCATCATTTCCACACAATATGGTTATGGATAATACAAGCTTCAATGATTTGATGCATCCTTTGGAAAAAATCGGAGCTGATTCTGCATACCCTTCAGACTTTCTTGATGCAGTTGTTTATGCAAGTGACAAGTTAAATTGTGTAGATATCAACCAAAATGGGGTGTCAAATGTGCCGAGGTATTCAGATGCAAACTCTCAAAACAATATAGAGAAGTCAAAGTTTAAGAGTGAGCCTTGTTATAATGATGCCGCACACTCGTTGAAGTTTCCTGTCGGCTGTGAACTACATGAAGCCCTTGGGCCTGGTTTTCTAAAAGGAAGTAACTATTTTGATTCGGCAGCTCAGGTTAAACAAGATGATAGGAATGTTGAGGTGCTAGACGAGATTAGCAGTAGCCAGTTGACTTCGCAATCCCATCCAGAGCATCTTCTGGAAGCAATGGTAGCGAACTTATGCAGGAATAGTAATGATATTAACGGCGAGGTATCATTTTCTACTTCAATGCCATCCGCAATGGCCTCAGGACGAAATACTGAAACTTCTATTCACTCTATGCACACTATTAACTCAGAAGGCTATTCGATAGATCAGTCGCCTCTTGTCAAAGAGGAGAAACAGCGCAGCTTGAGTTCCTCGGCAATATGTGGCGTGATGTCCCCAAAAGGATTTTCTTCTCCATGTCCAAGTTCATGTAGTGAGCAATTTGAGAGGTCTTCCGAACCAGCTAAGAACAGCAAGAAAAGGGCTAGGCCTGGGGAAAGTTGTAGGCCAAGGCCAAGGGACAGACAGTTGATCCAGGATCGCATTAAGGAGTTGAGAGAATTGGTGCCGAACGGAGCTAAG TGCAGTATCGATTCACTACTTGAGTGCACGATAAAGCACATGCTTTTCCTCCAGAGCGTAACTAAGCATGCTGACAAGCTAAATAAAGTTGAGGATGCATCAAAGACAAAG CGGCATCACATGGAAACGGATAGTCTCGGTACCTCTAGTTATCAACAGGGTTCAAGTTGGGCAATGGAGGTAGGAGGCCATCTGAAAGTTCGGTCGATATTGGTCGAGAATCTGAATAAGAATGGACAGATGCTGGTTGAG ATGTTGTGTGAAGAGTGCAGCCATTTTCTTGAGATAGCAGAAGCCATAAGAAGCTTGGGCCTGACGATTTTGAAGGGTGCAACCGAAGCTCGCGGTGAGAAGACGTGTCTATGTTTCGTGGTTGAG GGTCAAAACAACAGAAATTTACACAGATTGGATATCTTGTGGCCACTTGTTCAGATACTGCAATCAAAGAGCACAATACATTCACAATAA
- the LOC112738200 gene encoding transcription factor EMB1444 isoform X1, with product MGSTNNLHQLLRILCLNTDWNSAIFWKLQHRARMMLTWEDAYYDNPIGNDSSENLRCQKTLEQIGSAKFSHDPLGLAIAKMSCHVYSLGEGIVGQVAVTGKYRWIRADNLVADSSIAFEFAGAWQSLFSAGIRTIVVVAVIPLGVVQLGSLNKVTEDMAVVTNIRNLFLSTQDYTLDYTPSQIQSSPKSSPSPVDACTKALSSKLMPAYLLDTENTMKSETPYMLMPFQCSRKNDSPQDIYQKMSVDVAKHEGSEIGKDRSSILLQSISNMMNPECQKFVEMEPVNERKCEGMNISVESERKLSSFPHNMVMDNTSFNDLMHPLEKIGADSAYPSDFLDAVVYASDKLNCVDINQNGVSNVPRYSDANSQNNIEKSKFKSEPCYNDAAHSLKFPVGCELHEALGPGFLKGSNYFDSAAQVKQDDRNVEVLDEISSSQLTSQSHPEHLLEAMVANLCRNSNDINGEVSFSTSMPSAMASGRNTETSIHSMHTINSEGYSIDQSPLVKEEKQRSLSSSAICGVMSPKGFSSPCPSSCSEQFERSSEPAKNSKKRARPGESCRPRPRDRQLIQDRIKELRELVPNGAKCSIDSLLECTIKHMLFLQSVTKHADKLNKVEDASKTKRHHMETDSLGTSSYQQGSSWAMEVGGHLKVRSILVENLNKNGQMLVEMLCEECSHFLEIAEAIRSLGLTILKGATEARGEKTCLCFVVEQGQNNRNLHRLDILWPLVQILQSKSTIHSQ from the exons atggGTAGTACCAACAACTTGCACCAATTATTGAGAATATTGTGTTTGAATACTGATTGGAATTCCGCAATCTTTTGGAAGCTCCAACATCGTGCTAGGAT GATGTTGACATGGGAGGATGCTTACTATGACAATCCTATTGGTAACGACTCCTCTGAAAACTTGCGCTGCCAGAAGACCTTGGAACAGATTGGCAGTGCGAAGTTTTCCCATGACCCTCTTGGATTGGCCATTGCAAAGATGTCATGTCATGTATATTCATTAGGGGAAGG TATTGTTGGACAAGTAGCTGTTACTGGAAAGTATCGGTGGATCCGTGCAGATAATCTAGTTGCTGACTCTAGCATAGCTTTCGAG tttGCTGGTGCATGGCAATCTCTGTTTTCTGCTGGAATTAGG ACCATTGTCGTTGTAGCAGTAATCCCACTTGGAGTTGTTCAGCTTGGCTCTTTAAATAAG GTTACCGAAGATATGGCAGTTGTAACTAATATCAGAAATCTCTTTTTGTCTACTCAAGATTACACGTTAGACTATACACCGAGTCAAATACAAAGCAGCCCCAAAAGCTCTCCATCTCCG GTGGATGCATGTACAAAAGCTTTGTCTTCGAAACTTATGCCTGCGTACTTACTTGATACTGAGAACACCATGAAGAGTGAAACACCATATATGTTAATGCCGTTTCAATGTTCCAGGAAGAACGATTCACCTCAAGATATTTATCAGAAAATGTCTGTTGATGTTGCCAAGCACGAGGGATCTGAAATTGGCAAGGACAGAAGTTCCATTTTGCTTCAGTCAATATCAAATATGATGAATCCGGAGTGTCAAAAATTCGTGGAAATGGAACCTGTAAATGAGAGGAAGTGCGAAGGAATGAATATAAGTGTGGAATCAGAAAGAAAACTCTCATCATTTCCACACAATATGGTTATGGATAATACAAGCTTCAATGATTTGATGCATCCTTTGGAAAAAATCGGAGCTGATTCTGCATACCCTTCAGACTTTCTTGATGCAGTTGTTTATGCAAGTGACAAGTTAAATTGTGTAGATATCAACCAAAATGGGGTGTCAAATGTGCCGAGGTATTCAGATGCAAACTCTCAAAACAATATAGAGAAGTCAAAGTTTAAGAGTGAGCCTTGTTATAATGATGCCGCACACTCGTTGAAGTTTCCTGTCGGCTGTGAACTACATGAAGCCCTTGGGCCTGGTTTTCTAAAAGGAAGTAACTATTTTGATTCGGCAGCTCAGGTTAAACAAGATGATAGGAATGTTGAGGTGCTAGACGAGATTAGCAGTAGCCAGTTGACTTCGCAATCCCATCCAGAGCATCTTCTGGAAGCAATGGTAGCGAACTTATGCAGGAATAGTAATGATATTAACGGCGAGGTATCATTTTCTACTTCAATGCCATCCGCAATGGCCTCAGGACGAAATACTGAAACTTCTATTCACTCTATGCACACTATTAACTCAGAAGGCTATTCGATAGATCAGTCGCCTCTTGTCAAAGAGGAGAAACAGCGCAGCTTGAGTTCCTCGGCAATATGTGGCGTGATGTCCCCAAAAGGATTTTCTTCTCCATGTCCAAGTTCATGTAGTGAGCAATTTGAGAGGTCTTCCGAACCAGCTAAGAACAGCAAGAAAAGGGCTAGGCCTGGGGAAAGTTGTAGGCCAAGGCCAAGGGACAGACAGTTGATCCAGGATCGCATTAAGGAGTTGAGAGAATTGGTGCCGAACGGAGCTAAG TGCAGTATCGATTCACTACTTGAGTGCACGATAAAGCACATGCTTTTCCTCCAGAGCGTAACTAAGCATGCTGACAAGCTAAATAAAGTTGAGGATGCATCAAAGACAAAG CGGCATCACATGGAAACGGATAGTCTCGGTACCTCTAGTTATCAACAGGGTTCAAGTTGGGCAATGGAGGTAGGAGGCCATCTGAAAGTTCGGTCGATATTGGTCGAGAATCTGAATAAGAATGGACAGATGCTGGTTGAG ATGTTGTGTGAAGAGTGCAGCCATTTTCTTGAGATAGCAGAAGCCATAAGAAGCTTGGGCCTGACGATTTTGAAGGGTGCAACCGAAGCTCGCGGTGAGAAGACGTGTCTATGTTTCGTGGTTGAG CAGGGTCAAAACAACAGAAATTTACACAGATTGGATATCTTGTGGCCACTTGTTCAGATACTGCAATCAAAGAGCACAATACATTCACAATAA